The genomic interval GCTACACCCGTTTGCTGCTGTCCGTGCGGACCATGCGGACCTCCAGGAGGAGCAGCACTCCGAGGTGGGGCATTTCCCCATGATTGTGGTGCAGACGACGTGGGATACTGGGGACGATATTGTGGGTTGTTGCCTTGCCAACCACCTataaaaaacgaataaataaataaaaagtaataaataaaaaaaaaaacagtaaaaCACTTACCATAAATTTGAGGCCGCGCAGCATAGCCTGGGTAAGGCTGCGAGTCTTTTATGAAGTCGGGATGTCGGCGCGGTTGGGGACTctttaaaagtaaaattttagttatttttgtaaatatatattctgcaAGCTTGAATTTACTTGATCTGGCGGTCTATAGTAGTCCTGCTGATTAGGAGTACTTGGCACATAGCCACTATTTGGGGGTGCTACTGGTGCTCCACTAGCTGGTGGTCCACCCGTTACGGCTTGTGCTGGTGGCTGTGGTCCGCCCGGTGGTGCCTGACTGTAGGGTCGATTTCCATAGGGACCATACTGATTAGCGCCAGCTGGCGGGctgtgtaaaaaaaataacaaatttcattaaaaaaaaaatggcatatgtatttaaaacaatggtaaataaaattaagctGAGTACGGTTGAATTTctgaatataaatgtatgtgtatctgAGTGTAATGAAGATGCATGTATAGGAATTGTTCACTCACGCTTCCCCTTCGGGTCCATAAGGAGGGTACATGTTGCGATTCTGGGGTGGATATTGGCCCTGATTTGGTCCAAAAGGTTGACCAGGCGGACCAGCGGAGTTATACTGATCGCTTGAACCATATTGACCATAAGCTCCTGGTTGTGTTGGATAAGGAGAACctgtaataattataaatatgtgcTTAAATTTATTGTCATCCTACACAGTTACAAGAAACAAGTTATAGTGGCGGTACAGAAAtggacaaaaattaaatactaattatttattgaaatttgacTAATTAAAAAGCAGTTTAAAACACAATACAAAAATCACTGTTTTTTCTTTAGTTTGTTTAATCATATTATtacattattttctttttacctTTTTAAGTACCCTTATGCAACAATTTGAGCCATTTCATAGATTTATAgtgttaattaaatgaatcAGCACAGTCAAACATAAAAACTAAACACTTTTTCTTTCAATAGAGACAAAGAtctaataattataaatattaataattatataaatcaattaaatttaacaaaacacAGTTTACAACAGTTGCTTCAAAAAGTTGCTTTTAAATTGGTAAACAAGACAGATAAGGCATACAATGAAATAAGCAATGTAAAATATTTCTATGCACAAGCAATTATTCTACGACCCACATGCAGACTTAAGCCAATGAAGAgtttaaataatcaaattaaaataatgacacattaaaataatttgtataacaaaagataaaaaagaaaacaagatgAATGTACCTGGCGTTCTAGACACAGGCGTTGGATACCCAGAGCTACCCTGTGGATAAGGTACTCCAGTTCCAGGGCGCGCATGCTGCGTCGACGGCGGCCCATGTTGCTGTGGTGGTGGCGCCGGTGGTtgctgcgacggcgacggcaatTGCGTTGGAATGCCTTGTTGGTGGTGTTGGTTGCCCGATTGTGGCGCTGAGTGCGGTGAATGTGGGGGCGGTGGAGGAGCACCGTGTGACGCACcaccaactgcagcaacagcaacaccaccAGCGGCCACACCGCCAGCAATAGGATCTTCAAAGGGATTGCTCACATTTATGTTATCACCGGCAACAGTGGCAGCTGATTGATTTTGTGTGCCTAAAGCGGCAAGCGGCATTGATGATGATTATGGATTGATGAAGAAATTAATGAATGACACAGTATAAACGTAATAAGATTTGTAGTTGACAGGAAGGTTAAGGTTTGGTTGAGCAATGTCGAAgttgttttgtaattttagTGGTGCGAtgtggtgttgttgttggtggtgtcagatgatttaattttttatttttaataatagtGCGCCCATATTTACgtaaccaacataaaaatgaataaacaaattacacacatgaaattaatattcaaattaaattgtaggcgaacaaaatatatatgcattatcTATTTGCAATACACATATAACAttgaaaacacaaaatattgaAGAGGATAAGTATAATcttacaataataaaataattgttaataatacactcatatatatatacatgtgtaaataaatatatatatatatatgtatatatatatatgaaactctcagattaatttaataaataatattgcttACCTGGATGAGGTGCCTGCGGATTGTTTTGCGACGGTGGTCTTGGCATCTGGCCTGCTGTGGCATAATCTGGTTGTGGTCCAGCAGATGGTGGATATGCACCAGCGCCAGAGTAGCTCGTGTAGCCATCGATTGCCGAATTCGGTGCGCCACCTGGTGGTGCAGGGAAAGAATCCTGCGAGTTTGATGATCCTGTAGAATTTGTTGTTCCAGCGTCCAAATGACCACCACCGATTGGTTTGAATATTTGGGCATTGTAAGAAATAGTGAGAAAAAGTTGGGAGAAACATTATattgatataaaatataaagataaTTAGGAAAAAGGTTCTGCCGCTTGTAGCAGATTAAGTTCATTTGCAAACTATATAGCAGTATACAAGCCTAGCCTATTAAACCTCTAACCATATCATCTGTAAACACTTACCTGGTGATGGCACCGATGCTGCCTTGGTTGTCTTTTTCTTGCTACCGGCTTCCACTTGCTGAATGATGGGTAATGGATCAATGTCGCCGCGATCAAAGTGGCACTCGAATGCCAACAGATTCTTTGTATAGTGTTTCCGAAGTGTATATGCGGCGCTACTGCTAGCGCCAATGCCTAGAAGACCGGCAATATCCTTCCATGTCTTGCTCTTAGTTACCtgtcaacaacaacgaaaatatgcgtatatatttgaaaataacaGAGGTTAGACTATTGAGGTACATcattaataaatatgaaagATACATAAAATACGAGCAATTGAAGCGTTTAACTAATACGCATTCAACAATAATTTTAGAAAATGTGTTAGTAATGAAGATATAAATCAAACTTGAAAGATAattcttcaaaataaaatgttgaacGTAACCTCTTAAGTTTAATGGCGAATAAATGTTGACACTCAGTAgaaagtaaatattaaaaagttcTTTTAAAAGCATGCTGACAAAAAATGCATGCAAAAGTGTGAAAATTATTAGATCTATCATGTTTCTGAGTCATTTAACATAATGATGTAAAAAAGACGGTAAGTACTTTCAGGTCGTACAAACGGAATGAACGGGGTTGGATGTCATGCTACTGAATATTAGGAAATGTATGACCGTTTCTTGATTGTTTCACATTTAAAGAAATCATTTTTTTAAGGGTTAGCTAAATTTTTTACTTTGGTTGGTGGTGTTTGGTGGTTTGATTGATTTGGTTGGTTGAACATTAATTTTGGTTTGTTTGATTTGGTTTTGCTAGTAAATCTAAAAAGAAGTTAGTAAAAGGAGTTACTACGGCACCTTGCATACCTCGACGAATCCGCCACGTtcttttacataaatatataacctATATAAATCGAGTGGCTGTTTTGAAATGGTTGGGCACGCTGTTATTGGTGTACGGCGTTCCTCCATAAAAGCACGCAGTTTATCAAGCCAACCTCGCCTATCAGGATTGTCATCCATCTCATACAACTTGCAAAGCGAGTCTGATTTTTTAGTAGTTGTAATAGTACTACGAAATGGCTCTTGTTGAACAGGAACATGACTGTTAAAAACCTGCTGCAAATAGAAGAGCGGGTcattttgttgaacattttctaatttaaaaaatgcttACCGAACTAGCGGCTGGACGTGGCCAATTCGGGGGCGAATTCATTTCATAATCTTCACCAGTTGGACCAGCGCCTCCATGCATTACAGCTGGATGCGGAGATGTGCTTGGGGGAGCTAAATGACTTTGGTTATATGGATCATGTTTGCGCGACTTTGGTGTGGTACATTGTGGATCTTCGCCTGATGCTGTAACATGACAAAGTCTCAGTTATTCGtcttaacatttatttaaaggtACCCACCAGCTGACGCATTTGAAAGTGTGCTCTGTTGACTAACTTCATCCATTGGTGTACCATCTGGTCCAGTTGTAACAACTGCGGTAACTGCATGCAATGCCGTGGCTGGCGAAGACCCTGATGAACTTATGCCATTGTCTTGAGATATATGCTCAGTGTCACTTCCGGTCTGTGCGCCTAGCATAGCCTGAGGCGGCGTGCTAGTAGGTGGCCCCATACTTTGTGGCGGACCCATATGATGTGGTGGGCCCATAGGCATTGCCGGATGCATGCCGGTCGGCCCATTGCCATATCCCTGCGGCTGTGGACCGGCTGGGTTAGCACCATATCCGCCTTTGTGTTGTAAATGCTGTTTAAGATAATTAAGAGGGCGCGGAGAACCACTGCtttgtggtggtggtggtcCAACTGGTGGCGGTGTGCCCTTGCCTTGCACGTGGTTTCCCATACCAGTGCCCATTTGTCCTGATCCACTCCCAGGTCCAGACTGTTGGGGCGAAGGTGGCACCCACTGATAGGGCGGATACTGCGAATGAGGGCTCCCACTACCGTGATTAGGCATAGATCGAGGGTAACCAGCTTGTGCGCCGGTTGGCATGCTGTTAGCTACCCCAGCGGGCTGGCTAGTTGGAGGAGGTTGTGGCCCAGTTCCATACGCTCCTGACGGATACTGAGGGCGTGGCGGGTAGTTGCCTagtaaaataacaaattttttaaaaacgtTCAAAAGCTACGTTTTATGAATAATACCTTGAGGATATTGTTGTGGAGGATATCCCTGCGCGCCGGGACTCTGTCCCGGCAAGCTCATTTTGTAACTGCCATGTATATGCTGCGGAATTGGATAACCACCTGCAGCCCCttgcggcggtggcggtggtgtAGCCATATTGTTAACATTTTGGTTTGGCGCCGGTGCTGGTGGTGGCGTCTGCTGCGGAGAATTACTCGCTGAAGATGCTGAATTTGaagcctgttgctgctgagaTTGTTGCTGAGATGATGGCCCACCCGATAGACCGTGTGGTGGCAATGGGGGTGGGCCAGAAACCACTGCTGGTTGCTGCATGGGACCGCCACTACTTGACTGATTACTCGCTGGGCGCGAAATCGGATGATTTTGTGCTAAATTAAAGCGAATTCAGTATTGGTTTAACTTACAAGAATCGTCATATACTTACCCACTGCAGGAGACATAGATCTTGAGCCCGATGAGCCGGTAGGCGAGGGTGTTGGCCTCATGACTTGCTGTGGATTAGGTGTACCGGGCGGACCAGAGCCCATACCACTATGTGCACCGCCACTTGAACTATCGTTACTATTTTGCCCAATCAGCTCCTAAATTAAAGACGCAAAtagtgttatatatatattgaatcaGCTTTTCTATTAAATCCTTGAAACATATTAAGAGTAATACAACCATAGTTTAGTCCCATTAGCAGAGCTTAATAAAATACTgcactttttaaaaatttttgtttaaatacgATCTATTCATTTATGCATGTACACCCTGCGAAAACAGTATACATAGttccaaaatattaaaaattaaaaaaatgattcTGAATATTAAACCTCAACGGGCGATTGTAACATTTTGAGAATACAAAAAGCTGAACACAAGTGAGAACAAATaagacatatgtatgtgcatatactagtaaatacatacgtacatatgttTGTCTGCAGACAAAGCCAAATACAGAGGCTTAAGCCGACAGCAATTCGAGTCGCAGAGTAAAACGAACAGCGCGGGATCAACATTGTCGATATAAATGTTGATGAGGGGGGGAAGTGACCGCGACGGCAAAAACACTGTTCGTTTTGGTATCTGAGAAATTAAGTGAACTGAAATGAAATGTACGACGAACTGACGGGCATAGCTACGGGCAAAGTTAaagcgcaaaacaaaaacaacaacagcaatatcAGGCAGAGCAAaagctatgtatatatgtggaACGAATAACGACGAAGCCGACGCAGACTGCAACTTGAAAGCGTGCAGAGGGACGTGGATTGGAGATGTGGCAGTGGTAGTTATGGCGCGCTTTGAGTGAGCCAACGTACGATGACAAAGACGTAGATAAGAAACAGCAACGTGAACACAGGCATACATACTCACACAGACACGTATACCACACACATTCAACGTTaaactataataaaaaaaaaaataataataaaaacagcGCCAGCTATTCGTTTCTTTGCTCGTTTCTCTGTTCATTCGCTTTCGTGCCATACAcatagaaaaaaaagcaagagcGTCGAGTGCTTCAAGTATGGGTGAAAAATGTGTTGGGGGGAATAGAGGCCAAGCATGGAGTATACTTGAGTAGCATAGGCGATGGCTGCGACGTTGATGACGAGAATAGCAAAGCCACCACAGGCAGCGACAGCAGAAggcaaatgtaaaaaaacgATGAACGATGGGGCAACGCTCCTCAAGATGAAGGCGACCCACGTTTTTACGTGTGAGTGGgtttgtacatatgtaaacGCTTGCTGCCGGCATGTAGAAAAATTACTTGGAAAGAAAAACAACCGCTACGGGAACAGCACaatgaaataatatataataaaaatgcgTTTGTGCGGGCATTTGTTATTGTACAGTGTTTGCATTATTGTATAAAgtgtacaaatattaaaaaaaatcttaaagCAAAGATAATGTTTTACGGGGCATGGAATTCAacttaataattaaattgttttaaattattattattattaatacgagaccgaaaaaaataaaggcaATATATTGTATAGTTATACTTGCAATCACACCAAACAAACTGCCGCCAAGCGCAAAAAAAGTTACTGTAAAGCCTTTGAcgaataaaaatttaaaattcatagaaataaaaattccTACATGAAAGGTCGGGGAGATGATTTTTCATgatttaaatatgttattgCAGAATGTAGTTTATTTATCCCAATTTATATACAGACGGTAAGTGAGAATATGtagatacacacatacatacgttcatacatatacatttaagaatgtatattttgaaaatggcTTTGCCTAGTTAAACATAGAAGTTAGTCAGTTtcgtaattaattaaatttttctaaGCAGAAGAAGAGAGCAGCAAAAAATCCTTGACACAACTCAATTGTTAAACACCATTGCTGTAAAGCCCTACCGCATCTGGCGAAAATTCACGTTATTTCTAGGTGTGCGCGCCTTTTTGTATCtgctttttgatttatgtaTTCGCTTGTGTTAACGGGTACCACTTGATGAGTAAAACAAATGGTTAGTAAATGTGAATGAAGATAGGAATTTCGCACGggtaagaaaataaaatgaatatcataattctaaaaaaaaatttgttcgcgttaaagaattttgtataaatgaCTAAAGCATGATAAAGGATATAATACGGGCAGTTtagaaaatgcattaaaaaattattttattgcgTAAATTTAAGTACAAAGCGAAACTATTCAAATATctgatattatttattaatttgaatttttctgTTATAAATTCCTACAATGGCAACACTGAATAAAAGTTAAGGTTTGCACTTAGCACTCTATCAGCTTATTATTATGGCTTCTCCTTGAACACATCTTATAAAAGAAAGTGAATTCCTTAAAGCCTAAACTTCGCGAGTAAATTTACTCGGCGTTGTCAGCACGGAATATAAAAGTGAACAGCccgcaagcaacaacaaccttGGCATTGACccaaatgcatacatatatgaaaacaGCTGCTCTTTGTAAGATCTTgagtgtatttgtattttatctATGTATTTGTGCACACACTACAACAACATAAAGGGAATGAGAAAAAAGTGGTATGAGGCATGTTGACGGCAGCGCAACAGCGACCATTACGGacattttaaatgaatgaatggGGTACTACGCATACATACTGACTCCTCtctaaaaaatatacaaagatTGAGAGTCCGCCAACATAAAAGTTGTTGTCATGGCCTGCACGCTGATAGCGCGATTCAGTTAAGAATGCGTACTTCGATATCGTAAAGTCTAACAAGTGATCTAGTTAGTTATCAATATTTTGGTGAGCCCTATTAACAGGACCATTGTTGTATCTTTATTTAAAAGTAGAAGCTGTTATATGTTTGTACAAAATAATTACCTGGTGTGGCGATGGTGATGCCTGCGAGGGCTGCGGTGATGGACTCGGTGCATGCCCTGGACTGCTGCTAGGTGCCGGGCCCCCACCGCTATGCGGCGCTGGCGGTTGTTGGAGTGGTGCATGATGCGGTGAGGCAGGCGGCAATGGGTGGCCAGGACCAGGACTAGGAGATGAGCTGCCCGGCCATGGTCGGTTAGGTTCGGGATActaaaagtatataaaaatatcgtGATTTTGATCGTACATAAAAtgaaactatttttaatttttccaaCTTTTTATACGTATGTATACGGCATATGTACGTTCAGAGCCGCTAGTGTTTTTTGTCCCAAGTTTTTGGGAATGCgtagctttatttttatagaatatcgatttaaaatgtttcataCCTGGTGCGTTGTGTAGGCAGTTCGATGGTTGGGCCCAGTCGTCGGTAAGCCTGGTGGTGTTGGGTATCTTTGAGGGTACGGCGAATATTGAGAAGTGGGCGGtgtattttgttgctgctgctgttgttgtgagGGTCCAGGTGGTGGCGCTCCGGGCGCTCCAGGAGCGCTAACACCTGTCTGTTGTgtagcttgttgttgctgttgggcctgctgctgctgctgttggggcGAACTTGGATAGGAACCTGAGTTTTGACTGTGAGCTGGCGGATATGGTGATTGACCTCTGGAAGTATTTGtctgtaaattaaaaaaatatattcctgttttattaaatttcgTTGAAACACTCAATGTGAATATCCGTTTATAGGCaatgatttaaatttgtagcacacttttttttatcagTCAGTACTGAATACAAACGGAAAGCAAAACAGCGCCCATCTGgtacatatttttgttgagTGTTGCATAAACTTGCATTAtagtattttaattaatttttcacaACTTATTCGGTAAGCTCTTTTACACACGAAACCAGAGTTTACATTTATGTAAAATGTACGACAGTTATGTATGAATGTTTAAAActgtatatatgaaaatagaatATAAGATTGACAGTTAAAAATGTGCATTTCATATAATGCAATCGCCATAGCGTGCCTGAAtttaaaagcagacaaaaagACGAGGCAAACATGGAAGATTTTGATTCAACCTGATAGTATTACAAGAATCGAGAAATTTGATTCATGAAGGAAAAAGACAAGCGAAGAGACGAATCTATACTTGTAACAGTACAACGATAACCATTCACACCCTCATCGCGCCCATACCTGCGTacttaacaacaataacaataacaataaataacaaatgttgCTGGTAACGCTAAGGCCATAAGCCTAATGTACTAAAAAAGAGGCAAAGTCGTCGTATTATTGCAAATAGCATGGCGAAGTAAAACTTGGGAATAAAGCTGAAGTGCGATTTTGGCAACGAATGCCTTTTGCATTTGTGCGTGCGCTGAAACCGACAACTAGCAACGTTGGTTGGTCAACTAGAGGGTGACAGGAAACATGAATAGATGGTTTTGCTAAATACCGACATCTATTTGCGTTTGGCCCTTTACATATAGTGAATTCAGAAGCAGAGGAGAAATAACCAAAAAGGCAAAACTCATCATCGGTGAAAATCAAATTCAGAAATATATACTGCAGCTAAGGGTCGCAAGCTGTCTTGTTGCTGCCAACACAAAGACATCGAATGCATGAGGGAACGAATGGAATCAAACGAGTGACAGAGCAACGgataaattaagatttgtgTAAAACAGGGACTAGCCATGTTAAAGTCGGTCCGGAGTAAAATTACAATAacagaacgaaacaaaagtaacATGTGAAAGTGATCTAACTGAAATATATGATGAACATGAGCATATAAATATTCGTACggaaactatttaaatttaaaacgcACACCTTTTAAGCTTTCCTATCCACATAGGTGCAAGCCATTGAGTACACCTTCTTTGAGAGATATGAGTGCACAGTTTGCCTCTTTTTTAACTTATgtctaaaaaaatcaattcGTTTACTACCAGTTTTGAAATAAAGGTATATTAGAATATTGGGAGCATGGGTAAATGGCTGTTGTGTGATActtctttgtttttcattcaatgggtttaaattattttcagaCTTATGTGCACATTAATTGAAAAAAGGCATCTATTATGATTACTTgagcattttaattataaaatacaataaattttaCAGAGCTGTTTTCTTTTACGATAACTTGATAACCCGAACACCTTTTTGTATCTTATGAGTAAATGGTATGAAGTAAATGTGTAGATTTGCATACATGTAACAATATAAGAGAAAAGTTCAAATCGTACATGGGTATACTCATAAAccaatatgtaaatatatatgtttgttaaaaaaatgttaaggGAGTATCTGCATAaatcatattttaatattcCTCAAGGTCTATGTCGAATGCTGACAGGTAAAAATCTACCAAATGATAGGCCCATAGCTTATGGGCATACATTTGAACCACGATTTGACATTCTATAAATCGGGAACTTCTGGTAACCAGGATTCTTTCTACTCTAAAATGAAAACTTAGGTTACAGCGTATTAAATGAGTGTTAATGAATGTacttcatttatatatttataattatccGAGGGAGCCCTGTATTcagatataaaaatataaaattccaGTTATCGTGCCACATATTCGCTCATATATATTGCAATATCTAGATTTTTGCAgttgttattttatatatatatttttttatttatgcagcaTTTTGCATTGAAAAAGTGACAGCAGCTTTACCCCAAAAAGATAAAAGactaataaaatacaaatcaaagccgattcaaaaaatgttttaaataaatgaaaatattgtacACAAAATCTAAATAACCAATTatagcacacacaaacagacgtGTAAATATGTCTGAATAGCAAACTAGAGCGTAAATGCAGCCATTCTTCTGCTTGCTTCATCAGGTGGTGGTGGTACCGGCAACTTCACTTGCCAACAACATGCCTTTTAAtgcttttatgtttttgttttccgaCAACTCGTGCTTgttctttttttaagtttgtaCCGCGGATATACGCGAAATTTGTTAAGTGTGTCAAGTGTGTATTTGCAAACCTATAGACGGATTTGGGGAGCCTTTAAAACTTCCTTGATCGACAACGCATCGCGCGTAGTTACTATTTAAGATTGATAAGAACTCAACTTACCGGTGGTGGTGTCCTATACTGTTGCGATGGGCCCAGCTGTGGGCTGTAGGGCCTTGGGGGTGGTGCCCACCCGCCCTGTTGTGCACCGTACGGCTGGTGTTGTGGTGGCGGCGGTCCATGAGTTGGtagtggaggcggtggcccTCCAGGTTGCTGCTGAACAttttgttgatgctgctgttgggctgCGGCAGCCACTGCCGCATTGGCAACTTGCTGGGTATCATAATTATTCGCATAGCGATGCTGGGGTGGTGGCGGCGGATTTGACGATTGTAGTAATGAATTCAGGGTTGGGGTTGGCCCCTGCGGCGGTTGACCGGGTATGTACCGCTGTTGTGGAGGTCGATTCGGGGATCCCCCAGAAccttgcagctgttgttgttggtgcggCGTTTTGCCCCCAGGAGGTGGTTGCTGCGTGGGCGCATGCCCATATCGATAGGGATCTATGTTGGGATCACCTGAGTGATAGCGCGCGTAGGCTGGATGTGCATGGGGATGTTGGACGCCGGGTGGCGGTGGCAAATGTGCCGAACCATATTCATCCTTCACACCAGGTGTATGCTCGGGTGGAAGCGGTAGTGGTCCCTGTTGTGGCGGTGGTCCACCGTGGTGCTGCATGTGTGGTGGAAGAGGCGGCCcctgtggctgctgttgttgttgatgtaaATGGTGATAGTGTGACATAGCTGTTGCTGAGTCGGGAGTTGAACCTGGCAGAGCGCCAGGCGGCGGCCCGCTGTACGGATGCGGTACAGTGCCACCTTGCTGTATAATAGAATCGTTGCCGTTGTTCGGTGTGGGTGGACCCGCGGTTGGTGGTGTAGCGCCACCTGCACTGGCTGCCACAGTTGGGGATGCGCTTGCACCAGTCGCACCGCTACCACTACCTTGTGTTGATGGCGATTTTATTTTGTCATTCATGGCGTCGTCGTTTCGCAAACGATGCTTATTAAATCAAGAAGCTGTGGTTGTTGAAGAATATCCACCAACAACGTTGACGCTGATGACGACTTCCCCGACTGCAGCGGCAAATTTGAGGTTATGTTAGCTGCAAGTTTTAGAAGCAATAATTAGTTTACTTAGCTcaaataatacaatataaataacacCAAGGCTCACGAAATCATAACCATAGGACAATCACAGGCTCAATACATATTTCATTTGGCCGCCAAAGATTTTGTAATTCTACATTCTGTGTATTGAAAAATCAACTACCACTACCACAGCATTCAGACTGTCCGTTTACAAATTGTCGCGCGTTGACAGCCACAAAGCGCTCTCTGGATTCTCTCTTGCGCTCTTTACATTTGGCAACTAAACACGCAAACGCCATCTCACTTGCATGAGAGTGTGGCTCTCACTGTCGCACTTACATGTGCGCGTATGGGATGTGtgtattagttttgtttaataGGGGAagtaaattattaattaattatatttcttttatacgTCGAATAGGAATTATTGgaatattattgaaaaatacaatttttgttttgtacacGTGCAACAAAACATTCAATCAacattaatacattttattaaattgtatCTGATCAATTATTTTACAGAACTATAAATATTGCCACACattgttttaatataaatatttctattgaaatatttaagttatatgaaataagcgctttttaacattttatgattatcatttatattttactgatataaaaacaatcaaaaatatttgtaaatccAAGTGAATTATATAGCAAATTCAAAAGCAACTGCAGACAAAACTGATATTTATTGCACACGAATTTCATACAGATATTCCCATACCTCTTCGGTCAGTTGTGTCGATCA from Drosophila virilis strain 15010-1051.87 chromosome 2, Dvir_AGI_RSII-ME, whole genome shotgun sequence carries:
- the osa gene encoding trithorax group protein osa isoform X5 codes for the protein MNDKIKSPSTQGSGSGATGASASPTVAASAGGATPPTAGPPTPNNGNDSIIQQGGTVPHPYSGPPPGALPGSTPDSATAMSHYHHLHQQQQQPQGPPLPPHMQHHGGPPPQQGPLPLPPEHTPGVKDEYGSAHLPPPPGVQHPHAHPAYARYHSGDPNIDPYRYGHAPTQQPPPGGKTPHQQQQLQGSGGSPNRPPQQRYIPGQPPQGPTPTLNSLLQSSNPPPPPQHRYANNYDTQQVANAAVAAAAQQQHQQNVQQQPGGPPPPLPTHGPPPPQHQPYGAQQGGWAPPPRPYSPQLGPSQQYRTPPPTNTSRGQSPYPPAHSQNSGSYPSSPQQQQQQAQQQQQATQQTGVSAPGAPGAPPPGPSQQQQQQQNTPPTSQYSPYPQRYPTPPGLPTTGPNHRTAYTTHQYPEPNRPWPGSSSPSPGPGHPLPPASPHHAPLQQPPAPHSGGGPAPSSSPGHAPSPSPQPSQASPSPHQELIGQNSNDSSSGGAHSGMGSGPPGTPNPQQVMRPTPSPTGSSGSRSMSPAVAQNHPISRPASNQSSSGGPMQQPAVVSGPPPLPPHGLSGGPSSQQQSQQQQASNSASSASNSPQQTPPPAPAPNQNVNNMATPPPPPQGAAGGYPIPQHIHGSYKMSLPGQSPGAQGYPPQQYPQGNYPPRPQYPSGAYGTGPQPPPTSQPAGVANSMPTGAQAGYPRSMPNHGSGSPHSQYPPYQWVPPSPQQSGPGSGSGQMGTGMGNHVQGKGTPPPVGPPPPQSSGSPRPLNYLKQHLQHKGGYGANPAGPQPQGYGNGPTGMHPAMPMGPPHHMGPPQSMGPPTSTPPQAMLGAQTGSDTEHISQDNGISSSGSSPATALHAVTAVVTTGPDGTPMDEVSQQSTLSNASAASGEDPQCTTPKSRKHDPYNQSHLAPPSTSPHPAVMHGGAGPTGEDYEMNSPPNWPRPAASSQVFNSHVPVQQEPFRSTITTTKKSDSLCKLYEMDDNPDRRGWLDKLRAFMEERRTPITACPTISKQPLDLYRLYIYVKERGGFVEVCKVTKSKTWKDIAGLLGIGASSSAAYTLRKHYTKNLLAFECHFDRGDIDPLPIIQQVEAGSKKKTTKAASVPSPGGGHLDAGTTNSTGSSNSQDSFPAPPGGAPNSAIDGYTSYSGAGAYPPSAGPQPDYATAGQMPRPPSQNNPQAPHPGSPYPTQPGAYGQYGSSDQYNSAGPPGQPFGPNQGQYPPQNRNMYPPYGPEGEAPPAGANQYGPYGNRPYSQAPPGGPQPPAQAVTGGPPASGAPVAPPNSGYVPSTPNQQDYYRPPDQSPQPRRHPDFIKDSQPYPGYAARPQIYGGWQGNNPQYRPQYPTSSAPQSWGNAPPRSAAPPGGPHGPHGQQQTGVAQWEQHRYPPQQPPPPPQQQQQQSYQQSTPPGQQQQQTAPQWAQINAVQAPPQTSISQPGSSLRPPVGVAQQQRMPSGVPVMTPQQQQGQTVTQSPHGGVPTSSMPPVTGGMVKPPFAMPPPSQSGGASPGVPIVGSAPATMIAQKQSPIVGQGMQPTQQQPPHQLSNQQAAYSPQVTGVGAQLVKKELIFPHDSVESTTPVLYRRKRLTKVDVCPVDPWRIFMAMRSGLLTECTWALDVLNVLLFDDSTVQFFGISNLPGLLTLLLEHFQKNLAEMFDERCEEATDEADDDADSGTVVSLKIEEKLQRRQSRCVHSISSYNRRRHYENMDVKRVGRSEDSDDADEGIDLGQVRVQPNPEERSLLLSFTPNYTLVTRKGVPVRIQTADHDIFVDERQKAWDIDTNKVYEQLEPVGSNAWTYGFTEPDPLDGIIDVFKSEIVNIPFARFVRSKYKSKQDVAQKSGKSMRPDDISSVLKQEDTTSSTEDGSLLQQTYNKKRRLVGSICTANSDSKKSKSGEEFAQPTVDAKKEMNIEIMGASLTDSDCRTIDMEIESPQQLRLTNGVTSLPKGFDPKSTVRDDAQVLKRRRDSSYEDECYTRDEASLYLVNDSQDSLARRCIALSNIFRNLTFVPGNETVLAKSTRFLAVLGRLLLLNHDHLRRTPKTRNYDREEDTDFTDSCSSLQGEREWWWEYLITIRENMLVAMANIAGHLELSRYDELIARPLIDGLLHWAVCPSAHGQDPFPSCGPNSALSPQRLALEALCKLCVTDANVDLVIATPPFSRLEKLCAVLTRHLCRNEDQVLREFSVNLLHYLAAADSAMARTVALQSPCISYLVAFIEQAEQTALGVANQHGINYLRENPDSMGTSLDMLRRAAGTLLHLAKHPDNRSLFMQQEQRLLGLVMSHILDQQVALIISRVLYQVSRGTGPLHSVEYRLLQQRQQQQRPIQTPSEKLIAPTATNNVKQEPSLQPDVSADAKPSTAVVMAAVINDDNSNSSQQLPPAATFNDVSNSSTNSNSCGTVSSNQTNSSSLGSSSQPTLNNLVTPSEQQVGKAPSASSSAMSSNNLGHINDSASSSNSTPPSTVTQPTAPPPANTNTTAAVA